The following coding sequences lie in one Fundulus heteroclitus isolate FHET01 chromosome 20, MU-UCD_Fhet_4.1, whole genome shotgun sequence genomic window:
- the LOC105928057 gene encoding tubby-related protein 1, whose translation MSAEKKPKKKKEQANGTSETKLNGTETKPKKTKTKKNEDAAEDDTSNTQSGKKVKKKKPEKDKEEPGKDKEKEPKKKAKSAPKKKKASDTEEDDDEEEDTPKKKTKKKTTKESSPSASTAKERKSKSKDDKDSDGKDKKSKSKEKEKEKKKEPASMFMINGEKTSKGKKKAAKSESDESEEETKSTKSKKKSTAGSASMFQTTADKEKEKKTKKKGKVEESDESDSEKEEKSKKKKGKGKKKKERAPSPEIEFDDLETFVMDPAPQGVTVKCRVTRDQRGMDKSLYPLYYLHLDNEKKTFLLAGRKRKKSATSNYLISIDATDLSRGGENFVGKLRSNLMGTKFTVFDNALNPERALPDMSNARQELAGIIYETNVLGMKGPRRMTVIIPGMSKDNERVPLRPRNECDGLLVRYQNRRMENLIELHNKTPVWNEDTASHVLNFNGRVTQASVKNFQIVHNKDLDYIVMQFGRIADDIFTLDYNYPLCAVQAFAIALSSFDGKIACE comes from the exons ATGTCTGCAGAAAAG AaaccaaaaaagaagaaagaacagGCCAACGGCACGTCCGAAACAAAGTTAAATGGAACTGAGACCAAACCTAAAAAAACCAAGACAAAGAAGAATGAAGATGCAGCAGAAGATGACACCTCCAACACCCAAA gtgggaaaaaagtgaagaaaaagaaaccagAAAAAGACAAGGAGGAACCGGGAAAGGATAAAGAGAAAGAGCCaaaaaagaaagccaaaagtgctcctaaaaaaaagaaag CCTCAGACActgaagaagatgatgatgaagaggaggataccccaaaaaagaaaacaaagaaaaaaacaacaaaggagAGCTCTCCATCTGCAAGTACTGCCAAAGAGAGAAAATCAAAATCTAAAG ACGACAAAGATTCTGATGGAAAAGATAAAAAGTCTAAGtcaaaagaaaaggagaaggagaagaagaaagaaccAGCATCAATGTTTATGATAAATGGGGAGAAAACATCTAAAGGCAAGAAGAAAG CCGCCAAGTCAGAGAGCGATGAGAGTGAAGAAGAGACAAAGTCGACCAAATCAAAGAAGAAGTCTACCGCTGGTTCAGCATCTATGTTTCAGACCACAGCGGAtaaggaaaaagagaaaaagacgaAGAAAAAAG GAAAGGTAGAGGAGAGTGATGAATCTGACtcagagaaagaagaaaagtccaagaagaagaagggtaaaggaaagaaaaagaag GAGAGAGCTCCTTCACCTGAGATTGAGTTTGACGACTTGGAGACGTTTGTGATGGACCCGGCTCCACAGGGTGTGACGGTTAAATGCAGGGTGACGCGGGACCAGAGAGGGATGGATAAAAGCCTCTACCCTCTGTACTATCTTCATCTTGACAATGAGAAAAAG ACATTCCTGTTGGctgggagaaaaagaaagaaaagtgcaACATCAAATTACCTCATCTCCATTGATGCCACAGACTTATCAAGAGGTGGGGAGAATTTTGTTGGAAAGCTGAG gtCCAACTTAATGGGGACTAAATTCACAGTCTTTGACAACGCTCTAAATCCAGAAAGAGCTCTACCGGACATGTCTAATGCACGGCAAGAGTTAGCCGGCATCATCTAT gaaacaaatgttttaggAATGAAAGGGCCCAGACGGATGACAGTCATCATTCCGGGAATGAGCAAGGACAACGAGAGAGTACCGCTCAGGCCCAGAAAT GAATGTGACGGCTTGTTGGTAAGGTACCAGAATAGAAGGATGGAAAATCTGATTGAACTTCACAACAAGACGCCCGTGTGGAACGAAGATACTGCCTCTCATGTGCTGAATTTCAACGGCCGAGTCACACAGGCCTCCGTCAAGAACTTCCAAATAGTTCACAACAAGGACT TGGACTACATCGTGATGCAGTTTGGAAGAATAGCTGACGACATTTTCACTCTGGACTACAACTACCCCCTGTGTGCCGTGCAGGCCTTTGCCATCGCTCTCTCCAGCTTCGATGGCAAAATCGCTTGTGAGTAA